From a region of the uncultured Methanobrevibacter sp. genome:
- a CDS encoding HAD family hydrolase — MKAIVFDNSGTLIERYRVIKDVFNGEIFTNINSLDLIDSADALALVVLQFNTNKLLDLDPNTLISRVIKDYDIDFDVSFSNRQVSKAEVKEILDNETSTTVSDITDGFDILGEKIPHFELCNGSALIVDMDLGQVAYTITSAGKFFPRVFETIETLKSRGIEIYIASGDRKGAINRLAGMLDVPEDNAYGTVSTRGKCEVVSILKDAGYKVMMVGDGLNDVLAFKKADVSVLTIEQQEEVSPKLMGKTDHVISDIFEVTQIDF; from the coding sequence ATGAAAGCTATTGTATTTGACAATTCGGGAACACTAATCGAAAGGTACAGGGTCATTAAAGATGTCTTCAATGGGGAAATTTTTACAAATATCAATTCCCTCGATTTGATTGACTCAGCCGATGCTCTGGCTCTTGTAGTTCTCCAGTTCAACACCAACAAGTTACTTGATTTGGATCCGAACACCTTAATTTCCCGTGTTATCAAGGACTATGACATAGACTTTGATGTCAGCTTTTCCAACCGTCAGGTTTCAAAGGCCGAAGTCAAGGAGATTCTGGACAATGAAACTTCCACAACCGTTTCCGATATCACCGACGGCTTTGACATTTTGGGTGAAAAAATTCCCCACTTTGAGCTGTGCAACGGCTCTGCCCTGATAGTCGACATGGACCTGGGTCAGGTTGCATATACCATCACTTCAGCGGGTAAGTTTTTCCCAAGGGTATTTGAAACAATAGAGACATTAAAATCCCGTGGAATTGAGATATATATTGCATCAGGAGACAGGAAGGGCGCAATCAATCGCCTGGCAGGCATGCTTGATGTTCCCGAGGACAATGCCTACGGTACGGTTTCAACACGTGGAAAATGTGAGGTCGTATCAATTCTAAAGGATGCTGGCTATAAGGTCATGATGGTCGGTGACGGTTTGAATGATGTTTTGGCATTTAAAAAGGCTGATGTCAGTGTATTGACCATTGAACAGCAGGAGGAGGTTTCTCCTAAGCTTATGGGCAAGACCGACCATGTGATTTCCGATATTTTTGAAGTTACTCAGATTGACTTTTAA